The Euphorbia lathyris chromosome 3, ddEupLath1.1, whole genome shotgun sequence genome contains a region encoding:
- the LOC136224467 gene encoding uncharacterized protein translates to MGFFDLNLPYETLQSSKTTRLKLVIKAMELGYTGIAYNHTIKGVMSDRDRCSIVPFSLSSLLNFAPSLSASVNLHRDLLGIPRSSPFRQYTRLTVCVDNPAKSQALNSGNSILKTYDLVAVRPLNQVAFDHACEKSEVDIIAVDFSEKLPFRLKQPMVKAAIQRGVYFEITYSDLIVDVQVRRQMISNAKLLVDWTRGRNIILSSGASSVSELRGPCDVANLSSLLGLSTERAKAAISKNCRNLIAIALRKKHFHKEAIRVELMPSDVKSDPKAPLSLDWLKWDPLSSGEGDLLLEDMAKSFSATVGVSGSVKAIDFTSVIDSISSHGGSLLSAFKAVDVPVATTQISEKLGGNDFPETDWKSLCNSSSKKQILDHRSSQVEYLPGNAAKSVDFRAPANMTQEEPKNSNFPDLLFPLHVTQIQGLQSQNHFPSREDIICQGSAMDIGLTAAFVSDNKVEKLSKDLTSHAHQIENIIDSQDLDAVPGSEHCPVDGCIAEMGVEGKEDTSVTEDLCGGEIRKSVADKITLMDHFPFSLASDDLKIMGVSSDINQESLKEAAMEEKEPADVNLETSNEIAMKEQEYRDVNRETQEELTMEKQEQEAPNEQTVEEPVIDDHKDVGTEVILGVDNSLKVKDESLGANSITLMEVELKKQKHEEADTPSNLPKLLPCLPGKSKAKARSFSQPHKFPLRRMLNLTPFKRKSKKSKHKKV, encoded by the exons ATGGGGTTCTTCGACCTCAACCTTCCTTATGAAACCTTACAATCCTCCAAAACAACGCGATTAAAGCTGGTAATCAAGGCAATGGAGCTTGGCTACACCGGCATCGCTTATAACCACACCATCAAGGGCGTAATGTCCGATCGCGACCGCTGTTCTATAGTTCCATTCTCGCTTTCTTCCCTCCTCAATTTCGCTCCTTCTCTTTCCGCCTCCGTCAATCTCCACCGTGATCTCCTCGGAATCCCACGCTCCTCTCCCTTCCGCCAGTACACGCGCTTGACTGTCTGCGTCGATAATCCCGCTAAGAGTCAGGCACTTAACAGTGGAAATTCTATTTTGAAGACTTATGATTTGGTTGCTGTTAGGCCTCTCAATCAAGTCGCTTTTGATCATGCCTGTGAGAAATCTGAG GTGGATATAATTGCTGTTGATTTTTCAGAGAAGCTTCCTTTTAGGTTGAAGCAGCCTATGGTTAAAGCTGCTATCCAG CGTGGAGTTTACTTTGAAATTACATACTCTGATCTCATTGTTGATGTTCAAGTTAGGAGGCAAATGATATCAAATGCCAAG TTGCTGGTGGATTGGACTCGAGGAAGGAATATCATTTTATCAAGTGGTGCTTCTTCTGTGAGTGAACTTAGGGGACCATGTGATGTTGCAAATTTGTCATCTTTGCTTGGACTCTCTACTGAACGAGCCAAAGCGGCCATTTCCAAGAATTGTAG GAATCTCATAGCTATTGCTTTAAGGAAAAAGCACTTCCACAAGGAGGCTATTAGAGTTGAATTGATGCCATCGGATGTAAAATCTGACCCAAAGGCACCTTTGTCTTTGGACTGGCTTAAATGGGATCCCTTATCTAGTGGTGAAGGGGATTTGCTACTGGAGGACATGGCGAAGTCTTTTTCTGCTACTGTTGGAGTTTCTGGTTCTGTTAAAGCCATTGATTTTACTTCAGTTATTGACAGCATTTCATCACATGGTGGAAGCTTGTTGAGTGCTTTTAAGGCAGTTGATGTACCGGTTGCAACAACTCAGATATCTGAAAAACTCGGAGGAAATGATTTTCCTGAAACAGATTGGAAATCTTTGTGCAATTCTTCATCAAAGAAACAGATATTGGATCATAGAAGTTCCCAAGTGGAATATTTGCCAGGAAATGCTGCAAAATCTGTGGATTTTAGAGCTCCTGCCAACATGACACAGGAAGAGCCAAAGAATTCAAATTTCCCAGATTTGTTATTTCCTCTCCATGTCACTCAAATACAAGGTTTGCAATCACAAAACCATTTCCCTAGTCGTGAAGACATAATATGTCAAGGATCTGCTATGGACATTGGGTTAACTGCTGCTTTTGTTTCTGATAATAAAGTGGAAAAGTTGTCCAAGGACTTAACATCTCATGCTCATCAGATTGAGAATATTATAGATTCACAAGATTTGGATGCAGTTCCAGGTTCAGAACATTGTCCGGTGGACGGGTGCATAGCAGAGATGGGTGTAGAGGGTAAGGAAGATACATCTGTAACTGAAGATTTGTGCGGCGGAGAAATCAGGAAATCAGTAGCAGATAAGATAACTCTTATGGATCATTTTCCATTTTCATTGGCTTCTGATGATTTGAAAATTATGGGTGTCTCTTCCGATATAAATCAAGAGTCTCTGAAGGAGGCTGCAATGGAAGAGAAAGAACCTGCAGATGTCAATTTAGAGACCTCTAATGAGATTGCTATGAAAGAGCAAGAATACAGAGATGTCAATCGGGAGACTCAAGAGGAATTGACTATGGAAAAGCAAGAACAAGAAGCTCCAAATGAGCAAACCGTAGAGGAGCCGGTTATAGATGACCATAAAGATGTGGGTACTGAAGTTATTCTTGGGGTGGACAACAGTTTGAAAGTTAAGGATGAGTCTTTGGGTGCAAATTCTATTACTTTAATGGAGGTGGAGTTGAAGAAGCAAAAGCATGAAGAAGCTGATACTCCAAGTAATCTTCCAAAATTGCTCCCATGTTTACCAG GGAAATCCAAAGCAAAGGCGAGGTCATTTTCCCAACCTCATAAATTTCCTTTAAGGCGTATGCTAAATCTGACACCTTTCAAAAGGAAGTCTAAAAAATCCAAACACAAGAAGGTttag